The nucleotide sequence ACCCTGACGTTCGTCGGCGAACTGGCGGGCGGCGGCGAGGTCACCCAGAACTTCACCTTCGGTCCGGCCCTCCTGCCGCAGGTGCTCACGTTCGGGACCGGCTTCGCCGGCCTGTCGCGCGTCATGTGGCTGCAGGGCAACGCGCTGGAAGCGCATCAGTTCGACAATCTGGTCGTCAATCAGCCCATCCCGGAAATGCGGACAGGCGCGTTCGTTCTCGCGGGCCTTGCCGTGCTGGGCGTGTGGCGCTCGCGCAAGACGCCCCGGCGGAGATTCCATCCGGAGGACTGACACCCCGGCACGAGTGCGGCGGCGGCACCGGGGCCGCCGCCGCGACGACCGGACAACCGGTTCTACTTGCGCGGCTTGAAGGTGTCGGTGGGAGCCCGCTCCAGCAGGATGTCCTGCATGCGCGTCTCGATGGCGCCCTTGATCTTGGGATGGGTGATCACGTAGAAGCGCTCCGCTTCGACGGCATCGAACACCATGTCCGCGACCTGTTCCGCGGAGATGCGTCCGGACTGCACGGCATGCTTGAGCGCCTGTTCGCGGGCGAGGTCGTCGGCCGTGAGTTCGCGCGGGGCATTGCGCAGACCCTCGGGGCGGTTGCGCTCGGAATCCGCAATGCCCGTCGGCACATAGGCGGGGCACAGCACCGATGCCTTCACCTTGGACGTCTTCGTTGCGAGATCGTGGTGCAGGCACTCCGTCAGCGTGACGACGGAATGCTTGGACACACAGTAGATGCCCATGCCGGGCGGCGACAGCAGCCCCGCGACCGAAGCCGTGTTCACGATATGCGCCTCCGTGTCCTGCGCCAGCATCAGCGGCACGAAGCTGCGCAGTCCGTGAATGACGCCGTACACGTTCACGCCCAGACACCACTGCCAGTCTTCCAGCGTGCTCTCCCAGGCGAGGCCGCCGGGAGCCACGCCCGCGTTGTTGCACAGGACATGCGCGCCGCCGAAGCGCTCGACCGCCTCGTCCCGCAGCCGGTCGACGTCGTCCTGCCGCGAAACGTCGCACTTCACCCCCAGCACGGGCACGCCCGCGGCCTCGAATTCGCCCACCGCCTTTTCCAATGCGTCCGGCTGGACGTCTGCCAGCACCAGCTTCATGCCCGCGCGGCCGAAGCGCCGCGCCATCGCGAGGCCCAATCCGCTGCCGCCGCCGGTGACGACCGCCACCTTGTCCCGAAACTCTTTCATGGTATTTCCTCCTCGGCCGGAGTCTACCGCGCGGGGACCGCTGCACGGCTTCCGGGACGGCTCCCTGTGCTTCGCGACGGCCCGCCAGCCGGTGTATCCTCGGTCCGCTCAGGGCTGACCGACACATCATGAGAGAAGATTTCGTAGGAACCATGCCGGTGCAGGAAAAGCACCGCTTCGACGTGGATGCGCTGGAGCGCTATCTCGCCGTGCAGATGCCGGGATTCGCCGGTCCGCTCACCGTGGCGCAGTTCAAGGGCGGGCAATCGAACCCCACCTTCATGCTCTCGGCCGGCGGCAGGCAGTATGTCCTGCGCCGCAAGCCGCCGGGCAAGCTTCTGCCCTCCGCGCATGCAGTGGACCGCGAGTACCGGGTGCTCAAGGCGCTTCACGGCAGCGACGTGCCCGTGGCGAAGCCTCACGTCCTGTGCACGGACGAGAGCGTGATCGGCACCATGTTCTACGTGATGGACTGCGTGCACGGCCGCGTGCTGTGGGACCCCTCGCTGCCGGGAATGGCGCGGGAGGAACGCCGCGCCATCTTCGACGAGATGAACCGCGTCATCGCCGCCCTGCACAAGGTCGACTACCAGGCCGTGGGGCTCGGCGACTACGGCAAGCCCGGCAGCTACCTGGAACGCCAGATCGCCCGCTGGACCAAGCAGTACCGCGCTTCGGAAACCGAGCGCATCGAGGCGATGGAAAACCTCATCGAGTGGCTGCCGAAGAACATCCCGCCGGGCGAGGAGACGACGATCGTCCACGGCGATTACCGGCTGGACAACACGATCTTCCATCCGACCGAGCCGAAGATGCTGGCGGTGCTGGACTGGGAACTCTCCACCCTGGGCCATCCCATCGCCGACTTCGCCTATCACTGCATGACCTGGCGGCTCACGCCCGCGGAGTTCCGCGGCATGCTGGGGCTGGACTTCGGGGCCCTGGGCATTCCGCCGGAAGAGGAATACGTGGAGATGTACTGCCGGCGCACCGGCCGGAGCGGCATCCCGAACTGGGACTTCTACATGGCCTACAACATGTTCCGGCTGGCGGGCATTCTCCAGGGGATCATGGGCCGCGTGGTGGAGGGCACGGCATCGAACGCGCAGGCGCTCGAATCCGGCAAGCGGGCGAGGCCGATGGCCGAAGCCGGCTGGCGGCAGGTGGAGAAGATCCTCAAGGGCCCCGCTGCCTGAGAGACGCACGACATCCCGAACGACGAAACCGCGGCAGGCCGGGATCGATCCGATCCCGAGCCGGCAGGCGCCTCCAGGCAGGCGCGCCCATGCCGCCACGAAGGAGCCTCATGAAAGCCGTACTGTGCAAGAAGCTGGGACCCCCGGACGAACTGGTGGTCGAACAGGTGCCGGACCTGCAGGCCGGCGCCGGTCAGGTGGTGGTCGCCGTGAAGGCGGCCGGTGTGAACTTTCCGGACACGCTCATCATCCAGGGCAAGTACCAGTTCAAGCCCGAGTTGCCGTTCTCGCCCGGCGGTGAAGTGGCGGGCGTGATCGCTCAGGTGGGCGAGGGCGTCACCCGCGTGAAGGCGGGTGACCGCGTCATCGCCGCTGCGACCTGGGGCGGGTTCGCAGAACAGATCGTGGTCGATGCCGACCGCCTCGTGCCCATGTCCGACGACATGGACTTCGTGTCCGCCTCCGCCTTCATCCTCACCTACGGCACGTCCTATCACGCCCTCAAGGACCGCGCCGCGCTGCGTCCCGGCGAGACGCTCCTCGTCCTCGGCGCCTCCGGCGGTGTGGGCCTGGCCGCGTTGCAGATCGGCAAGGCCATGGGGGCCAAGGTGATCGCCGCGGCCTCGAGCGATTCCAAACTGGAGATCTGCCGCCGGAACGGCGCGGACGATGTCATCAACTACGGCGCCGAAGATCTCAGAACACGCGTGAAGCAGATCACGGCGGGCCGCGGTGTGGACGTCGTGTACGACCCCGTGGGCGGGCCGTACTCCGAACCGGCCCTGCGGGACATGGCCTGGAACGGCCGTTTCCTCGTGGTCGGCTTTGCCGCGGGTGACATTCCCAAGGTGCCTCTCAATCTCGCGCTGCTCAAGGGATGCTCCATCGTGGGCGTGTTCTGGGGGGCGTTCACCCGCAACGAGCCCGAGCGCAACCGGCAGAACAATCGCGAACTGATGGAGATGTACTCCAAGGGCCTGGTGAAACCGCACATCCACGCGACCTATCCGCTGGAACGCGCAGCCGAAGCGTTGAACGAGGTGACGATGAAGCGGGTGAGCGGCAAGGTCGTGCTGGTGACGGAAGGCTGAGAACGGGCTGGCCGGAGGGCCGGCCTCGAGCAGGCAACGAAACGATCGGTACCGCGCGAGACGAGTGCCGGCAAGGGAGGATGTGAAATGCGCTCGACCATGATGCAGGTCAAGCTGTCCCTGACCCATTTTCTCGAACGGGCGGGCAGGATGTTCGGTCCCGTGGAGATCGTCTCCCGCATGCCGGACAAGACGCTGCACCGGACGACCTACGCGCAGTTCCACCGCCGGGCACGGCTGCTCGCCGAAGCGCTGCAGAAGGCCGGCATCCGCCAGGGCGACCGGGTGGCCACGCTCATGTGGAATCACTACGCGCACTACGAGTCCTACTTCGGCATCATCGCATCCGGTGCCGTGCTGCACACGCTCAATCTCCGCCTCGCGCCGGACGAGATCGCATTCATCGCCAATCACGCGGACGACCGCTTCGTCATCGTCGACGACGTGCTGCTGCCCCTGCTCGAGAAGTTCCTGCCGCAGACGAAGATCGAGAAGGTGATCGTCGTGCCGCTCACCGGTCAGCCTGTTCCGGACCGATACGTGAGCTACGAGGATTTTCTCGCCACTGCGTCGGGTGACTGGGACTATCCGGACCTGGACGAGGACGCGCCTGCGGCCATGTGCTACACCTCCGGGACCACGGGACGTCCGAAGGGCGTGGTGTATTCGCACCGTTCGCAGGTCCTGCACACCCTGGCGCTGTGCGTGCCCGACGCGATCGGCATCTCGGGCCGCGACGTCGTGCTTCCCGTGGTGCCCATGTTCCACGCCAACGCGTGGGGCGTTCCGTACGCGACGTGCATGCTGGGCACGAAGATCGTCTTCCCCGGCCCGCATCTGCATGCCGACGACCTGCTTCCGCTCTTCGAGAGCGAGAAGGTGACCCTCTCCTGCGGCGTGCCGACCATCTGGCTCGGGATGATCCAGATCCTGGAC is from Betaproteobacteria bacterium and encodes:
- a CDS encoding phosphotransferase — encoded protein: MREDFVGTMPVQEKHRFDVDALERYLAVQMPGFAGPLTVAQFKGGQSNPTFMLSAGGRQYVLRRKPPGKLLPSAHAVDREYRVLKALHGSDVPVAKPHVLCTDESVIGTMFYVMDCVHGRVLWDPSLPGMAREERRAIFDEMNRVIAALHKVDYQAVGLGDYGKPGSYLERQIARWTKQYRASETERIEAMENLIEWLPKNIPPGEETTIVHGDYRLDNTIFHPTEPKMLAVLDWELSTLGHPIADFAYHCMTWRLTPAEFRGMLGLDFGALGIPPEEEYVEMYCRRTGRSGIPNWDFYMAYNMFRLAGILQGIMGRVVEGTASNAQALESGKRARPMAEAGWRQVEKILKGPAA
- a CDS encoding SDR family oxidoreductase, with the protein product MKEFRDKVAVVTGGGSGLGLAMARRFGRAGMKLVLADVQPDALEKAVGEFEAAGVPVLGVKCDVSRQDDVDRLRDEAVERFGGAHVLCNNAGVAPGGLAWESTLEDWQWCLGVNVYGVIHGLRSFVPLMLAQDTEAHIVNTASVAGLLSPPGMGIYCVSKHSVVTLTECLHHDLATKTSKVKASVLCPAYVPTGIADSERNRPEGLRNAPRELTADDLAREQALKHAVQSGRISAEQVADMVFDAVEAERFYVITHPKIKGAIETRMQDILLERAPTDTFKPRK
- a CDS encoding long-chain fatty acid--CoA ligase, with the translated sequence MRSTMMQVKLSLTHFLERAGRMFGPVEIVSRMPDKTLHRTTYAQFHRRARLLAEALQKAGIRQGDRVATLMWNHYAHYESYFGIIASGAVLHTLNLRLAPDEIAFIANHADDRFVIVDDVLLPLLEKFLPQTKIEKVIVVPLTGQPVPDRYVSYEDFLATASGDWDYPDLDEDAPAAMCYTSGTTGRPKGVVYSHRSQVLHTLALCVPDAIGISGRDVVLPVVPMFHANAWGVPYATCMLGTKIVFPGPHLHADDLLPLFESEKVTLSCGVPTIWLGMIQILDREPGRHKLDPRLRLTVGGSAVPESLIRGFARHGIDIMQGWGMTETSPLGTIARVNQLLGDLSEDEKFATQAMQGYALPLVDLRIIGDDGEQPWDGKAVGEIQIYGPWIIGSYHDLPLSAESFTADGWLRTGDVAAITPQGYVKITDRTKDLIKSGGEWISSVDLENAIMGHPAVAEAAVIAVPHPKWAERPLAVIVLRAGQTADAKDMREFLSGRFAKWAIPDAYDFIDAIPRTSTGKFLKTALRDRYRNWTWPDSAGG
- a CDS encoding NADPH:quinone oxidoreductase family protein, which produces MKAVLCKKLGPPDELVVEQVPDLQAGAGQVVVAVKAAGVNFPDTLIIQGKYQFKPELPFSPGGEVAGVIAQVGEGVTRVKAGDRVIAAATWGGFAEQIVVDADRLVPMSDDMDFVSASAFILTYGTSYHALKDRAALRPGETLLVLGASGGVGLAALQIGKAMGAKVIAAASSDSKLEICRRNGADDVINYGAEDLRTRVKQITAGRGVDVVYDPVGGPYSEPALRDMAWNGRFLVVGFAAGDIPKVPLNLALLKGCSIVGVFWGAFTRNEPERNRQNNRELMEMYSKGLVKPHIHATYPLERAAEALNEVTMKRVSGKVVLVTEG